One segment of Carya illinoinensis cultivar Pawnee chromosome 1, C.illinoinensisPawnee_v1, whole genome shotgun sequence DNA contains the following:
- the LOC122312831 gene encoding RING-H2 finger protein ATL52, whose amino-acid sequence MGSVNNQNPWSPFETYKDCSQGTCSVYCPQWCYIIFPPPPPSGLADDDHDDPSIFQFSPLIVAVIGILASAFILVCYYTIISKYCRRRGSGDTSMELNDSRDPGNNESLQASSAGLDESIVKSITVYRYKKVEGLVEGTDCSVCLSEFQENESLRLLPKCNHAFHLPCIDIWLKSHSSCPLCRSNISSINPLPPQIPDPPQETQPANRISALQHLHGNDTIIAIQDVERDAQDEAVDSLVSDIIPKTTSTQALGDRNSSGERDNTLEIRQDGTFQPFSRSHSMHYSSGQGQIHAREDDVESSRSGVDHDQENRCNTNNMSSGDSGFDKSPPRMKRSISTGRFMFARYSKGNNSVFPN is encoded by the coding sequence ATGGGTTCTGTGAATAACCAAAATCCTTGGTCTCCATTTGAGACTTACAAAGACTGTTCACAAGGAACTTGTAGCGTATATTGCCCACAATGGTGCTATATCATTTTCCCTCCTCCACCTCCTTCGGGTCTTGCTGATGATGATCACGATGATCCCTCAATTTTCCAGTTCTCCCCACTCATCGTTGCCGTCATCGGCATCTTAGCAAGCGCCTTTATCTTGGTATGTTACTACACAATCATCTCCAAATACTGTCGTCGAAGAGGCAGTGGTGACACAAGCATGGAACTAAACGACAGTCGGGATCCTGGGAATAATGAATCATTGCAAGCTTCTTCTGCAGGACTGGATGAGTCGATTGTCAAGTCAATCACAGTTTACAGGTACAAGAAAGTTGAGGGGTTAGTTGAAGGCACAGATTGCTCGGTTTGTCTCAGTGAGTTTCAAGAAAATGAGAGCCTAAGGCTGTTGCCAAAGTGTAACCATGCTTTTCATCTCCCTTGCATTGACATTTGGTTGAAATCTCACTCGAGTTGTCCTCTATGCCGCTCCAATATTTCCTCCATTAATCCTTTGCCTCCACAAATACCAGATCCTCCCCAGGAGACTCAACCCGCCAATCGTATATCTGCTCTCCAACATCTGCATGGGAATGATACAATTATAGCGATACAAGATGTAGAAAGAGATGCACAAGATGAGGCTGTTGATAGCCTTGTAAGTGACATCATTCCGAAAACTACTTCAACTCAAGCTCTTGGGGATCGAAACTCTTCTGGAGAAAGAGATAACACTCTTGAAATTAGACAAGATGGGACGTTTCAGCCATTCAGCAGGTCTCATTCTATGCATTATTCTTCAGGTCAAGGCCAAATACACGCAAGGGAAGACGATGTTGAATCCTCAAGATCAGGAGTTGATCATGATCAGGAAAATCGTTGCAATACAAATAACATGAGCAGCGGAGATTCCGGTTTTGACAAGAGTCCTCCGAGAATGAAGAGATCGATTTCCACAGGGAGATTTATGTTTGCGAGGTATAGCAAAGGAAATAATTCTGTCTTTCCAAAttga